Proteins from a single region of Chaetodon trifascialis isolate fChaTrf1 chromosome 10, fChaTrf1.hap1, whole genome shotgun sequence:
- the LOC139337392 gene encoding myosin heavy chain, fast skeletal muscle-like: MSTDAEMAIYGKAAIYLRKPEKERIEAQNKPFDAKSACYVVDAKELYLKGTIIKKDGGKVTVKVLDTQEERTVKEDDVSPMNPPKYDKIEDMAMMTHLNEASVLYNLKERYAAWMIYTYSGLFCATVNPYKWLPVYDAEVVSAYRGKKRMEAPPHIFSVSDNAYQNMLTDRENQSVLITGESGAGKTVNTKRVIQYFATISVGGDKKRDTSKVGGSLEDQIIAANPLLEAYGNAKTVRNDNSSRFGKFIRIHFGTTGKLSSADIETYLLEKSRVTFQLPDERGYHIFYQMMTNHKPELIELALISTNPYDFPMCSMGQITVASIDDKVELEATDNAIDILGFSGEEKMSIYKMTGAVLHHGNMKFKQKQREEQAEPDGTEDADKVAYLLGLNSADMLKALCYPRVKVGNEFVTKGQTVPQVLNSVTALAKSIYERMFLWMVIRINQMLDTKQPRQFFIGVLDIAGFEIFDFNSMEQLCINFTNEKLQQFFNHHMFVLEQEEYKKEGIIWEFIDFGMDLAACIELIEKPMGIFSILEEECMFPKATDTSFKNKLYDQHLGKCKAFEKPKPAKGKAEAHFSLVHYAGTVDYNIAGWLDKNKDPLNESVLQLYQKSSVKLLAFLYPPVVEESGGGGKKGGKKKGGSMQTVSSQFRENLGKLMTNLRSTHPHFVRCLIPNESKTPGLMENFLVIHQLRCNGVLEGIRICRKGFPSRILYGDFKQRYKVLNASVIPEGQFIDNKKASEKLLGSIDVDHDQYRFGHTKVFFKAGLLGTLEEMRDDKLAALVTMTQALCRGYLMRKEFVKMTERRDAIFTIQYNVRSFMNVKHWPWMKVYYKIKPLLKSAETEKELAQMKENYEKMQSDLAAALAKKKELEEKMVSLLQEKNDLQLQVASESENLSDAEERCEGLIKSKIQLEAKLKETTERLEDEEEINAELTAKKRKLEDECSELKKDIDDLELTLAKVEKEKHATENKVKNLTEEMASQDESIAKLTKEKKALQEAHQQTLDDLQAEEDKVNTLTKAKTKLEQQVDDLEGSLEQEKKLRMDLERAKRKLEGDLKLAQESIMDLENDKQQSEEKTKKKDFEISQLLSKIEDEQSMGAQLQKKIKELQARIEELEEEIEAERAARAKVEKQRADLSRELEEISERLEEAGGATAAQIEMNKKREAEFQKLRRDLEESTLQHEATAAALRKKQADSVAELGEQIDNLQRVKQKLEKEKSEYKMEIDDLSSNMEAVAKAKGNLEKMCRTLEDQLSELKTKNDENVRQINDIGAQKARLLTENGEFSRQIEEKEALVSQLTRGKQAFTQQIEELKRQTEEEVKAKNALAHGLQSARHDCDLLREQFEEEQEAKAELQRGMSKANSEVAQWRTKYETDAIQRTEELEEAKKKLAQRLQEAEEQIEAVNSKCASLEKTKQRLQSEVEDLMIDVERANGLAANLDKKQRNFDKVLAEWKQKYEEGQAELEGAQKEARSLGTELFKMKNSYEEALDQLETMKRENKNLQQEISDLTEQIGETGKSIHELEKAKKQVETEKAEIQTALEEAEGTLEHEESKILRVQLELNQIKGEVDRKLAEKDEEMEQIKRNSQRVTDSMQSTLDSEVRSRNDALRIKKKMEGDLNEMEIQLSHANRQAAESQKQLRNVQAQLKDAQLHLDDAVRAQDDLKEQAAMVERRNGLMMAEIEELRAALEQTERSRKIAEQELVDASERVGLLHSQNTSLMNTKKKLESDLVQIQSEVDDTVQEARNAEDKAKKAITDAAMMAEELKKEQDTSAHLERMKKNLEVAVKDLQHRLDEAENLAMKGGKKQLQKLESRVRELETEVEGEQRRGADAVKGVRKYERRVKELTYQTEEDKKNITRLQDLVDKLQLKVKAYKRQAEEAEEQANVHLSKCRKIQHELEEAEERADIAESQVNKMRAKSRDSGKGKDAAE, from the exons ATGAGTACGGACGCGGAGATGGCCATTTATGGCAAAGCTGCCATTTACCTCCGGAAgccagagaaggagagaatTGAGGCTCAGAACAAACCTTTTGATGCCAAGTCTGCCTGCTATGTTGTTGATGCCAAGGAACTGTACTTGAAGGGAACTATCATCAAGAAAGATGGTGGCAAAGTCACTGTCAAAGTCTTGGACACTCAAGAG GAGAGGACAGTTAAAGAAGATGACGTCTCTCCAATGAACCCTCCCAAGTACGACAAAATTGAGGACATGGCCATGATGACCCATCTCAATGAAGCCTCTGTGCTGTATAACCTCAAAGAGCGTTATGCAGCATGGATGATCTAC ACCTACTCTGGGTTGTTCTGTGCCACTGTGAACCCCTACAAATGGCTCCCAGTGTACGATGCTGAAGTTGTTAGTGCCTATAGAGGCAAGAAGCGTATGGAGGCTCCACCCCACATCTTCTCGGTCTCTGACAACGCTTATCAGAACATGCTTACTG ATAGGGAGAACCAGTCTGTCTTGATCAC TGGAGAATCTGGTGCTGGAAAGACTGTGAACACCAAGCGTGTCATCCAGTATTTTGCAACAATCTCAGTTGGTGGAGATAAGAAGCGTGACACATCAAAGGTAGGA GGGTCACTGGAGGATCAGATTATTGCAGCCAATCCTCTGCTGGAGGCCTATGGTAATGCCAAAACTGTGAGGAATGACAACTCCTCTCGTTTC GGTAAATTCATCAGAATCCATTTCGGCACAACTGGCAAACTGTCTAGTGCTGATATTGAGACAT ATCTGCTGGAGAAGTCTAGAGTGACATTCCAGCTTCCTGATGAAAGAGGCTACCACATCTTCTACCAGATGATGACCAACCACAAACCTGAATTGATTG AATTGGCACTCATCTCAACCAACCCCTACGACTTCCCCATGTGCAGTATGGGTCAGATCACTGTGGCCAGCATTGATGACAAAGTTGAGCTGGAAGCCACTGAT AATGCTATTGATATCCTGGGCTTCAGTGGTGAAGAGAAGATGAGCATCTACAAGATGACTGGTGCTGTGCTCCACCATGGTAACATGAAGTTCAAGCAGAAGCAGCGTGAGGAGCAGGCTGAGCCTGATGGCACAGAGG ATGCTGACAAGGTTGCTTACTTGCTGGGTCTGAACTCTGCTGACATGCTGAAGGCTCTGTGCTATCCCAGAGTGAAGGTCGGAAATGAGTTTGTCACCAAGGGACAGACTGTACCTCAG GTGCTGAACTCAGTGACTGCCCTGGCCAAGTCTATCTATGAGAGGATGTTCTTGTGGATGGTCATCCGTATCAACCAGATGTTGGACACTAAACAGCCAAGGCAGTTCTTCATTGGTGTCCTGGATATTGCTGGCTTTGAAATCTTTGAT TTCAACAGCATGGAACAGCTGTGCATCAACTTCACCAATGAGAAACTGCAACAGTTCTTCAACCACCACATGTTTGTCCTGGAGCAAGAGGAGTACAAGAAGGAGGGTATTATTTGGGAGTTCATTGACTTTGGCATGGACTTGGCTGCCTGCATTGAGCTGATTGAAAAG CCCATGGGCATCTTCTCCATCCTTGAAGAGGAGTGCATGTTCCCCAAGGCCACAGACACATCCTTCAAGAACAAGCTGTATGACCAGCATCTTGGCAAATGCAAAGCATTTGAGAAGCCAAAGCCAGCCAAGGGAAAGGCTGAGGCCCACTTCTCCCTGGTGCACTATGCTGGAACCGTGGACTACAATATCGCTGGCTGGCTGGACAAGAACAAGGATCCACTGAATGAGTCTGTTTTGCAGCTGTACCAGAAATCCTCAGTTAAACTGCTGGCCTTTTTGTATCCTCCCGTTGTTGAGG agagtggtggtggtggtaagAAGGGAGGCAAGAAGAAGGGTGGTTCTATGCAGACTGTGTCCTCTCAGTTCAGG GAGAACTTGGGCAAGCTGATGACCAACTTGAGGAGCACCCATCCTCACTTTGTGCGCTGCCTGATTCCCAATGAGTCAAAGACTCCAG GTCTGATGGAGAACTTCCTAGTTATCCACCAGCTCAGGTGTAACGGTGTGCTGGAGGGTATCAGAATCTGCAGAAAAGGTTTCCCCAGCAGAATCCTCTATGGTGACTTCAAGCAGAG GTACAAGGTGCTGAATGCCAGTGTCATCCCTGAGGGCCAATTCATTGATAACAAGAAGGCTTCAGAGAAGCTGCTTGGGTCCATTGATGTTGATCATGACCAGTACAGATTTGGACACACCAAG GTGTTCTTCAAAGCCGGTCTGCTGGGTACCCTTGAAGAGATGAGAGATGACAAGTTGGCAGCTCTGGTCACCATGACTCAGGCTCTCTGTCGTGGTTACCTCATGAGAAAGGAGTTTGTGaagatgacagagaggag GGATGCCATCTTTACCATTCAGTACAATGTCCGCTCATTCATGAATGTCAAACACTGGCCATGGATGAAGGTGTACTACAAGATCAAGCCTCTGCTGAAGAGTGCTGAAACTGAGAAGGAGCTGGCCCAGATGAAGGAGAACTATGAGAAGATGCAATCAGACTTGGCTGCTGCCCTGGCCAagaagaaggagctggaggagaagatggTGTCCCTTCTGCAGGAGAAGAATGATCTGCAGCTGCAAGTCGCATCT GAATCAGAGAATCTGTCCGATGCTGAGGAGAGATGTGAGGGACTTATCAAGAGTAAAATTCAGCTGGAGGCCAAACTCAAAGAGACAACTGAGAgactggaggatgaagaggaaatcAATGCTGAACTCACTGCCAAGAAGAGAAAGCTGGAGGATGAATGCTCTGAGCTCAAGAAGGATATTGATGACCTGGAGCTTACCTTGGCCAAAGTGGAGAAGGAGAAGCATGCCACTGAGAACAAG GTCAAGAACCTGACCGAGGAGATGGCCTCTCAGGATGAGAGCATTGCTAAGCTGACCAAGGAAAAGAAAGCCCTTCAGGAGGCTCATCAGCAGACACTTGATGACCTGCAGGCTGAGGAAGACAAGGTCAACACTCTGACCAAGGCCAAGACCAAGCTTGAGCAGCAAGTGGATGAT CTTGAGGGTTCTCTGGAGCAAGAGAAGAAGCTGCGTATGGACCTTGAGAGAGccaagaggaagctggagggagATCTGAAACTGGCCCAGGAATCCATCATGGATCTTGAGAATGACAAGCAGCAATCTGAGGAGAAAACGAAAAA GAAGGACTTTGAAATCAGTCAGCTCCTGAGCAAGATTGAGGATGAGCAGTCAATGGGTGCTCAGCTTCAGAAGAAGATCAAGGAGCTTCAG GCCCGCATTGAggaactggaggaggagattGAGGCTGAGCGTGCTGCTCGTGCCAAGGTTGAGAAGCAGAGAGCTGATCTCTCCAGGGAACTTGAGGAGATCAgtgagaggctggaggaggcagGTGGTGCCACAGCTGCTCAGATTGAGATGAACAAGAAGCGTGAAGCTGAGTTCCAGAAGCTTCGTCGTGACCTGGAAGAGTCCACTCTGCAGCATGAAGCCACCGCTGCTGCTCTTCGCAAGAAGCAGGCTGACAGTGTTGCTGAGCTGGGAGAGCAGATTGACAACCTCCAGCGTGTCAAGCAGAAGCTTGAGAAGGAAAAGAGTGAATACAAGATGGAAATTGATGACCTCTCCAGTAACATGGAGGCTGTTGCCAAAGCAAAG GGAAATCTTGAAAAGATGTGCCGTACTCTTGAGGACCAACTTAGCGAACTGAAGACCAAGAATGATGAAAATGTCCGTCAAATCAACGACATTGGTGCACAGAAAGCACGTCTCCTGACAGAAAATG GCGAGTTCAGTCGTCAAATTGAGGAGAAAGAGGCTCTCGTCTCCCAGCTGACCAGAGGCAAACAGGCCTTCACACAGCAGATTGAGGAGCTGAAGAGGCAGACTGAAGAGGAGGTTAAG GCCAAGAATGCTCTTGCCCATGGACTGCAATCAGCCCGCCATGACTGTGATCTGCTGAGGGAGCAgtttgaggaggagcaggaggccaaGGCTGAGCTGCAGCGAGGAATGTCCAAGGCCAACAGTGAGGTGGCTCAGTGGAGAACTAAGTATGAAACTGATGCTATCCAGCGCACTGAAGAGCTTGAGGAAGCCAA gaaaaagctgGCCCAGCGCCttcaggaggctgaggagcagaTCGAGGCTGTGAATTCCAAGTGTGCTTCTCTTGAGAAAACCAAACAGAGGCTCCAGAGTGAGGTGGAGGACCTCATGATTGATGTGGAGAGGGCCAATGGACTGGCTGCCAATCTGGACAAGAAGCAGAGGAACTTTGACAAG GTGTTGGCAGAGTGGAAACAGAAGTACGAGGAGGGTCAGGCAGAGCttgagggagctcagaaggaggCTCGTTCTCTTGGCACTGAGCTATTCAAGATGAAGAACTCTTATGAGGAAGCTCTGGATCAGCTGGAGACCATGAAGCGTGAAAACAAGAACCTGCAAC aggagaTCTCAGATCTGACTGAACAGATTGGCGAGACTGGCAAGAGCATCCATGAGCTGGAGAAGGCCAAGAAGCAGGTGGAGACTGAGAAGGCTGAGATCCAGACAGCTCTTGAAGAGGCTGAG GGAACTCTGGAACATGAGGAGTCTAAGATCCTGCGTGTCCAGCTGGAGCTCAACCAGATTAAGGGTGAAGTGGACAGGAAGTTGGCAGAAAAAGATGAGGAGATGGAGCAGATCAAGAGGAACAGCCAGAGGGTGACTGACTCCATGCAGAGCACACTGGATTCTGAGGTCAGGAGCAGGAACGATGCCCTGAGAatcaagaagaagatggagggagaccTGAATGAGATGGAGATTCAGTTGAGCCATGCCAATCGCCAGGCTGCTGAATCCCAGAAGCAGCTGAGGAATGTGCAGGCACAACTGAAG GATGCACAACTGCACCTTGATGATGCTGTCAGAGCCCAGGATGACCTCAAGGAACAAGCTGCTATGGTGGAGCGTAGGAACGGTCTCATGATGGCTGAAATTGAGGAACTTAGAGCTGCTctggaacagacagagagaagccgCAAAATCGCtgagcaggagctggtggatgCCAGTGAGCGTGTTGGACTTCTGCACTCTCAG aaCACAAGCCTGATGAACACCAAGAAGAAGCTTGAGTCTGACCTGGTCCAGATCCAGAGTGAAGTGGATGACACTGTTCAGGAAGCAAGGAATGCAGAGGATAAGGCCAAGAAGGCCATCACTGAT GCTGCTATGATggctgaggagctgaagaaggagcaggacACTAGCGCTCAcctggagaggatgaagaagaaccTGGAGGTCGCTGTTAAGGACCTGCAGCATCGCCTGGATGAGGCTGAGAACCTGGCCATGAAGGGTGGCAAGAAGCAGCTCCAGAAACTTGAGTCTAGG GTGCGTGAGCTGGAGACAGAGGTTGAGGGTGAGCAGAGACGTGGAGCAGATGCTGTTAAGGGTGTCCGCAAATATGAGAGGCGGGTGAAGGAGCTCACCTATCAG ACTGAGGAGGACAAGAAAAACATTACCAGGCTGCAGGATCTGGTTGACAAGTTGCAGCTTAAGGTGAAGGCCTACAAGAGGCAGGCTGAGGAAGCG GAGGAGCAGGCCAATGTTCATCTGTCCAAGTGCAGGAAGATCCAGCacgagctggaggaggctgaggagcgCGCTGACATTGCTGAGTCCCAGGTCAACAAAATGAGAGCAAAGAGCCGTGACTCTGGCAAG ggaAAAGACGCAGCTgagtaa